A portion of the Calothrix sp. 336/3 genome contains these proteins:
- the cpeB gene encoding C-phycoerythrin subunit beta, translated as MLDAFSRAVVSADASTSTVGDIAALRAFVASGNRRLDAVNAIASNASCMVSDAVAGMICENQGLIQAGGNCYPNRRMAACLRDAEIILRYVTYALLAGDASVLDDRCLNGLKETYAALGVPTTSTVRAVQIMKAQAAAHIQDTPSEARAGAKLRKMGSPVVEDRCASLVAEASSYFDRVISALS; from the coding sequence ATGCTTGACGCTTTTTCTAGAGCTGTAGTTTCAGCAGATGCTAGCACCTCTACCGTAGGTGATATTGCTGCTTTAAGAGCTTTCGTAGCTAGCGGCAACAGACGTTTGGATGCTGTTAACGCAATTGCTAGCAACGCTAGCTGCATGGTTTCTGATGCTGTTGCTGGTATGATTTGCGAAAACCAAGGCTTGATCCAAGCTGGTGGTAACTGCTACCCCAACCGTCGTATGGCTGCTTGTCTGCGTGATGCTGAAATCATCCTGCGCTATGTAACCTACGCTTTATTAGCTGGTGATGCTTCAGTTCTAGATGATCGTTGCTTGAACGGTTTGAAAGAAACCTACGCTGCTCTAGGTGTACCTACCACCTCCACTGTACGTGCTGTTCAAATCATGAAAGCTCAAGCAGCTGCTCACATTCAAGATACCCCCAGTGAGGCTCGTGCTGGCGCTAAATTGCGTAAGATGGGCAGCCCTGTTGTAGAAGATCGTTGCGCTAGCTTAGTTGCTGAAGCTTCCAGCTACTTCGATCGCGTGATTTCTGCTCTGAGCTAA
- the cpeA gene encoding C-phycoerythrin subunit alpha: protein MKSVVTTVIASADAAGRFPSTSDLESVQGSIQRASARLEAAEKLANNIDAVATEAYNACIKKYSYLNNAGEANSTDTFKAKCARDIKHYLRLIQYSLVVGGTGPLDEWGIAGQREVYRALGLPTAPYVEALSYARNRGCAPRDMSAQALTEYNALLDYAINSLS from the coding sequence ATGAAATCAGTTGTCACCACAGTTATTGCATCTGCTGATGCTGCCGGTCGTTTCCCCAGCACCTCTGATTTAGAATCCGTACAAGGTTCTATCCAACGTGCATCTGCTCGTTTAGAAGCTGCTGAAAAGCTAGCTAACAACATCGATGCAGTTGCTACCGAAGCTTACAACGCTTGTATCAAAAAATATTCTTACTTGAACAACGCTGGTGAAGCTAACTCCACCGATACCTTCAAAGCTAAGTGCGCTCGTGACATCAAACACTACTTACGTTTGATTCAGTACAGCTTAGTTGTTGGTGGTACAGGTCCATTGGATGAGTGGGGTATTGCTGGACAACGTGAAGTTTATCGTGCTTTGGGCTTACCTACCGCTCCCTACGTTGAAGCATTAAGCTATGCTCGTAACCGTGGTTGCGCTCCTCGTGATATGTCTGCTCAAGCATTGACTGAGTACAATGCACTTCTCGACTACGCAATCAACTCTTTGTCCTAG
- a CDS encoding HEAT repeat domain-containing protein, with the protein MDKRFFNFFNLTEDEAIALLDTPPEELSEDDSRYVAASHLVNFPTERSIQALIRAVQQTNPALDNRIVRRKSVETLGRLQATDALSVIHSCLGEEDCYLVENSVWAIGEIGTQNPDILEDIAQLLDKPKQTYRVIIHTLTKFNYQPALERIRQFVDDVDPPTASAAIAAVCRLSGDYSQMAKVVGMLQHPNVLGRRLCIQDLMDANYYDAIPSIARCPVSLVFRLRGIRTLGESGISAGVITFANIQPYLEQTLFDHPQDLALVHSYSSLPDLPTLIRGLYETDFGRCYLASKTILEHYPEAAPEALFATYAAEANNDYGAHFHVMKLFGWLKHAPAYDLLVEALHNKQPQFQKSRAAAAIALGELGNPQAIPELHSCLDSPIWDLKYATLMALEKLGDSSAYQKLAQDDDWLVRGKAQSWQQQQFMSVES; encoded by the coding sequence ATGGATAAACGCTTTTTTAATTTCTTTAATCTGACAGAAGATGAGGCGATCGCCCTCCTAGATACACCACCGGAAGAATTGAGCGAGGATGATTCCCGCTATGTTGCAGCTTCCCATCTAGTCAATTTTCCTACGGAGCGTTCCATTCAGGCGCTAATCCGGGCAGTGCAGCAAACTAACCCCGCACTAGACAACCGCATCGTCCGGAGAAAGTCCGTAGAAACCCTAGGGCGATTACAAGCGACTGATGCCTTGTCAGTAATTCACTCCTGTTTAGGTGAGGAAGATTGCTACCTGGTAGAAAATTCTGTATGGGCAATCGGGGAAATTGGTACTCAAAACCCCGATATTCTCGAAGATATCGCCCAATTACTAGACAAACCTAAACAAACCTATAGAGTAATTATTCATACACTCACAAAATTCAATTATCAGCCCGCCCTAGAACGAATTCGTCAATTTGTAGATGATGTCGATCCACCCACAGCCAGTGCAGCCATTGCCGCAGTTTGCCGCTTGAGTGGGGACTACTCCCAGATGGCTAAGGTGGTGGGGATGTTGCAACACCCCAATGTCCTAGGGCGACGTTTGTGTATTCAAGATTTGATGGATGCTAATTACTACGATGCCATTCCCTCCATCGCCCGGTGTCCCGTATCCCTAGTCTTTCGGCTGCGAGGCATCCGAACACTAGGAGAAAGTGGCATCTCTGCCGGGGTAATTACCTTTGCCAATATTCAGCCCTATTTGGAGCAGACGTTATTCGATCACCCCCAAGATTTGGCTTTGGTGCATAGCTACTCAAGCCTTCCCGATCTACCAACATTGATTCGGGGTTTGTATGAAACAGACTTTGGGCGTTGTTATTTAGCAAGCAAAACCATCTTAGAACATTACCCAGAAGCCGCTCCAGAAGCTCTGTTTGCCACCTACGCCGCAGAAGCTAACAATGACTATGGTGCCCATTTCCATGTGATGAAGCTATTTGGTTGGCTAAAACACGCACCAGCCTACGATTTACTAGTGGAAGCTCTGCACAACAAACAACCACAGTTTCAAAAATCACGGGCGGCGGCGGCGATCGCTCTGGGTGAGCTGGGTAATCCCCAGGCAATTCCGGAATTACACAGCTGTCTAGATAGCCCCATCTGGGATTTAAAATATGCCACCTTGATGGCACTAGAAAAGCTTGGTGATTCCAGTGCTTATCAGAAATTGGCTCAGGATGATGATTGGTTGGTGCGAGGCAAAGCTCAATCCTGGCAACAACAACAATTTATGAGTGTTGAGTCCTAA
- a CDS encoding HEAT repeat domain-containing protein gives MSTEELFQQLKHPNPHLRDQAMWALAENPDETTIPRLMSILDEEDTTYRRAAVKALGAIGPDAVNPLVTALLHSENVTVRGSAAKALAQVAINHPDVPFAEEGVQGLKTALNDPNPVVHIAAVMALGEIGSPVVDVLIEALQTTDNPALGISLVNALASIGDDRGVEVLTSLIQDESTDSYVRESATSALSRLEMTVKFQRGEK, from the coding sequence ATGTCTACAGAAGAACTATTCCAACAACTTAAACATCCTAACCCCCACCTTCGCGATCAAGCCATGTGGGCGTTGGCAGAGAATCCCGACGAGACAACTATTCCTCGTTTGATGAGCATTCTCGATGAAGAAGATACCACCTATCGCCGAGCCGCCGTCAAAGCCCTAGGGGCGATCGGTCCCGATGCCGTCAATCCCCTGGTGACAGCCCTCCTACACAGTGAGAATGTGACTGTACGTGGAAGTGCGGCAAAAGCCCTAGCCCAGGTTGCCATTAACCATCCAGATGTTCCCTTTGCCGAAGAAGGTGTTCAAGGTTTAAAGACTGCCCTCAATGACCCCAATCCTGTTGTACACATTGCTGCGGTGATGGCACTGGGTGAGATTGGCTCTCCCGTTGTCGATGTCTTAATTGAGGCATTACAAACCACAGATAATCCGGCTCTAGGTATTTCCCTAGTTAATGCCCTTGCATCCATTGGAGATGATCGAGGTGTAGAGGTACTGACATCCTTGATTCAGGATGAATCTACCGATTCCTACGTCCGAGAATCTGCCACCAGCGCCTTGTCTCGTCTGGAAATGACAGTTAAGTTTCAAAGGGGAGAAAAATAA
- a CDS encoding class I SAM-dependent methyltransferase, producing MSDSQSISAAVAKLYNTYPFPPEPLLDEPPPGYNWRWNWLAAYNFCTGQKPHKSNPRILDAGCGTGVGTEYLVHLNPEAAVVAIDLSSGALGVAQERCQKSGATRVEFHHLSLFDVEQIPGEFDLINSVGVLHHTPDPIRGIQALAKKLAPGGIMHIFVYGELGRWEIKLMQEAIALLQGEKRGDYSDGVAVGRQIFASLPEDNRLRKREQERWSWENQRDAYFADMYVHPQEITYNINSLFELIDASGLEFIGFSNPQIWKLERLLSQAPELMERTKNLSDRQLYRLIELLDPSMITHYEFFLGRNPLPKPDWTSDNQLLTAIPEPSPCIEGWRNGRQFFNHDYQVVNLSESEWQFLLACDGNQTTQKSVQEILQQTGASLEDARSLQKQQIILLASKI from the coding sequence ATGTCAGATTCCCAAAGCATTAGCGCCGCAGTTGCCAAACTCTACAACACCTATCCATTTCCGCCAGAACCTTTATTAGACGAACCACCTCCAGGTTATAACTGGCGTTGGAATTGGTTGGCAGCCTATAACTTTTGTACTGGGCAAAAACCCCATAAAAGTAATCCTCGTATTCTCGATGCTGGTTGTGGAACGGGGGTAGGAACAGAGTATTTAGTGCATCTGAATCCTGAGGCGGCTGTGGTGGCAATTGACTTGAGTTCTGGAGCCTTAGGTGTAGCCCAAGAACGTTGTCAAAAATCAGGGGCGACAAGGGTAGAATTTCATCACCTGAGTTTGTTTGATGTTGAACAAATTCCGGGAGAGTTTGATTTAATTAACTCCGTAGGAGTACTACACCATACCCCCGATCCGATTCGCGGAATTCAAGCCCTAGCCAAAAAGCTTGCCCCTGGTGGGATTATGCACATTTTTGTCTATGGTGAATTGGGGCGTTGGGAAATTAAGTTAATGCAAGAGGCGATCGCCCTCCTCCAAGGTGAAAAACGCGGTGATTATAGTGATGGTGTAGCCGTGGGACGGCAAATTTTTGCTTCCTTACCAGAAGATAACCGCCTGCGCAAACGGGAACAGGAACGTTGGTCATGGGAAAATCAACGGGATGCTTACTTTGCAGATATGTATGTTCATCCCCAGGAAATTACCTACAATATCAATAGTTTATTTGAATTAATTGATGCATCTGGTTTAGAATTTATTGGTTTTTCTAATCCCCAGATTTGGAAATTGGAGCGATTACTAAGCCAAGCACCAGAATTGATGGAGCGCACAAAAAACTTGAGCGATCGCCAACTGTACCGCTTAATTGAACTGCTCGACCCCTCCATGATTACTCACTACGAATTCTTTTTAGGGCGTAATCCCCTGCCAAAACCAGATTGGACATCAGATAATCAACTACTAACAGCCATTCCCGAACCCAGTCCCTGCATCGAAGGTTGGCGCAATGGGCGACAATTTTTTAACCATGATTATCAAGTTGTTAATCTCAGTGAGAGTGAGTGGCAGTTTCTCCTCGCCTGTGATGGTAATCAAACCACACAGAAAAGCGTCCAGGAAATTCTACAGCAAACTGGTGCAAGTTTAGAAGATGCGCGATCGCTGCAAAAACAGCAAATTATTCTTCTGGCTAGCAAAATCTAG
- a CDS encoding Rieske 2Fe-2S domain-containing protein: protein MLPGAPWLLAHKSMLVVNQPRKISLYGNDYVIWKDINGEIYALPNACPHMGAMLSEGWCEVESNATSTVVCPFHALKFDGLGCTVLPDSRKKTLPQLKPLELIIEGDFIWSYGGYEPKIAIPGVLNEIANTHYFIGHIADRSVETDLLTMLLNMHDYNHQNGTHRDLFRITEVQFHKFIDDGYHSQAFYDMPTVPYSFIEKLRKPDLFLLPETIKAHLENYFPSLVIFYGEMPLGKAAQCHFFVPETENRTRTYILLFGQAKHPVFKVFGKTYLNFGKVVVDQDTDILGKIYPNTLQKIKLNNEVGMDWVRRNFENFPNVVSPNLSKSII, encoded by the coding sequence ATGCTTCCCGGTGCGCCATGGTTATTAGCGCACAAGTCGATGCTGGTAGTGAATCAACCCCGTAAAATTTCCTTGTATGGTAATGACTATGTGATTTGGAAGGATATAAATGGGGAGATTTATGCTTTACCCAATGCTTGTCCACATATGGGAGCAATGCTATCGGAGGGATGGTGCGAAGTCGAAAGTAATGCTACAAGTACCGTAGTTTGCCCATTTCATGCTTTGAAGTTTGATGGATTGGGGTGTACGGTTCTACCAGATTCGAGGAAAAAAACCTTACCACAACTAAAACCATTAGAACTGATAATTGAGGGTGATTTTATTTGGTCTTATGGGGGATACGAGCCAAAGATAGCGATTCCGGGGGTGTTGAATGAAATTGCCAATACTCACTATTTCATTGGACATATCGCAGATAGAAGTGTGGAGACAGATTTGCTAACGATGCTGCTGAATATGCATGATTATAATCATCAAAATGGCACCCATCGGGATTTATTTAGGATTACTGAAGTACAGTTCCATAAATTTATCGATGATGGATATCATTCGCAGGCGTTTTATGATATGCCCACAGTTCCCTATAGTTTCATAGAAAAGCTGAGGAAACCAGATTTATTTTTGCTCCCTGAAACTATTAAGGCACACCTGGAAAATTATTTCCCATCCCTGGTAATTTTCTATGGGGAAATGCCGTTGGGTAAAGCCGCCCAATGTCACTTTTTCGTGCCAGAAACGGAGAATCGAACACGAACTTATATTTTGTTGTTTGGTCAAGCCAAGCACCCTGTATTCAAGGTATTTGGCAAAACCTATCTCAATTTTGGCAAGGTAGTAGTTGATCAGGATACGGATATTTTAGGAAAGATTTATCCGAATACGCTCCAGAAAATTAAACTCAATAATGAAGTCGGTATGGATTGGGTACGACGTAATTTTGAGAACTTTCCGAATGTGGTTTCACCTAACCTATCCAAGTCAATAATTTAG
- a CDS encoding TetR/AcrR family transcriptional regulator — translation MTKNSPLSRNLRRHPKQQRSKERVEKILDAAAMVFDEIGYEAATTHLIAAKAGAAIGSLYQFFPDKAAIFHAMELRHIERVKVLWAQTNIPEIIRLSLREMMHTLVNAVAEMFEQPVSRVVFVQFYLKREIFQSIDETMTQEAIDFMSNLLHQRNSSLPETQCRLLAEVCVHSSNAVILSALRNPDQQHQQQLLQEIENLLVSYLEPYVGESRLSYVMKVMKCPHCQSQKLSKNGYRRGKQCYICKDCGKQFVENSHHFTKRNLLV, via the coding sequence ATGACAAAAAATTCACCTTTGTCAAGAAATCTCCGCCGTCACCCCAAACAGCAGCGAAGTAAAGAAAGAGTTGAAAAAATTCTGGACGCGGCGGCAATGGTATTTGATGAGATAGGTTATGAGGCAGCAACTACTCATCTGATTGCAGCAAAAGCAGGAGCTGCAATTGGTTCTCTGTATCAGTTTTTTCCGGATAAAGCTGCCATTTTTCATGCTATGGAGTTGCGCCATATTGAGCGAGTTAAGGTTTTATGGGCACAGACAAACATCCCTGAAATTATTCGGTTATCCCTACGAGAAATGATGCACACCCTGGTAAATGCTGTTGCTGAGATGTTTGAGCAACCTGTTTCACGGGTGGTATTCGTGCAGTTTTACCTCAAACGCGAGATTTTCCAATCCATTGATGAAACTATGACTCAGGAAGCCATTGATTTTATGTCAAATCTTTTGCACCAGAGAAATTCCAGTTTGCCTGAAACACAATGTCGTTTGTTGGCAGAGGTTTGTGTTCACAGTAGTAATGCTGTCATTCTTTCCGCCCTTCGCAACCCCGATCAACAGCATCAACAGCAACTATTACAAGAGATTGAGAATTTGTTGGTGTCTTATTTAGAGCCATATGTGGGGGAAAGTCGGTTAAGCTATGTAATGAAAGTAATGAAATGTCCCCATTGCCAATCACAGAAGTTATCCAAAAATGGTTATCGTCGCGGAAAGCAGTGTTATATCTGTAAGGACTGTGGTAAACAGTTTGTGGAGAATTCCCACCACTTCACGAAAAGAAATCTACTTGTGTAG
- a CDS encoding orange carotenoid-binding protein has protein sequence MPFTIDSARGIFPETLAADLVPATIARFTQLSAEDQLALIWFAYLEMGKTITIAAPGAANMVFAEGTLNQLRQMSFREQTQAMCDLANRSDTPICRAYGTWSANIKLGFWYQLGQWMEEGTVAPIPEGYRLSANAAAVLQTIRELESGQQITVLRNSVVDMGFDPKQLGTYTKVTEPVAPPQEIAQRTQVSIEGVDNPTILSYMNNLNANDFDALIELFTPDGALQPPFQKPIAGKEAVYRFFREDCQNLKLLPERGVSEPADDGFTQIKVTGKVQTPWFGAGVGMNMAWRFLLTPDNKIFFVAIDLLASPKELLNLVR, from the coding sequence ATGCCTTTTACCATCGACTCAGCCCGTGGCATTTTCCCCGAAACCCTTGCTGCTGATTTAGTTCCAGCAACAATTGCTCGTTTTACTCAGCTAAGTGCTGAAGATCAGCTAGCTTTGATTTGGTTTGCTTATTTGGAAATGGGTAAAACTATTACCATTGCAGCACCAGGAGCAGCCAACATGGTATTTGCTGAAGGAACTTTGAATCAACTGCGGCAAATGTCTTTTCGGGAACAAACTCAGGCAATGTGTGACCTGGCAAATCGTTCTGATACACCGATTTGTCGTGCCTACGGAACCTGGTCTGCAAATATCAAGCTAGGCTTTTGGTATCAGCTAGGACAGTGGATGGAAGAAGGTACTGTGGCTCCAATTCCAGAGGGTTATCGGTTATCAGCCAATGCAGCAGCAGTGCTACAAACAATTAGAGAATTAGAATCTGGACAGCAAATTACTGTTCTGCGTAATTCTGTAGTTGATATGGGTTTTGACCCCAAACAGTTGGGAACCTACACCAAGGTAACTGAACCGGTTGCTCCACCACAAGAAATAGCTCAACGGACTCAAGTTTCTATCGAAGGCGTTGACAACCCAACCATTCTCAGTTACATGAATAACTTAAATGCCAACGACTTTGATGCGTTGATAGAGCTATTCACTCCCGATGGAGCATTACAACCTCCCTTCCAAAAACCGATTGCTGGTAAAGAAGCAGTCTATAGATTCTTCCGCGAAGATTGTCAAAACCTGAAATTACTTCCAGAGCGAGGAGTTTCTGAACCCGCAGACGATGGTTTTACTCAAATAAAAGTTACAGGTAAAGTTCAAACCCCCTGGTTCGGTGCAGGTGTGGGAATGAATATGGCATGGAGATTTTTGCTGACTCCTGACAATAAAATCTTCTTTGTAGCAATTGACCTACTAGCATCTCCCAAAGAGTTACTCAACCTCGTACGCTAG
- a CDS encoding HEAT repeat domain-containing protein, translating to MSQSLNSETSTVDDAILQLQAANDELVQRVNEQITLETFDSTDEEVLKQLVEGLGDPRGLVRLRFAETLGEIGEAATPFLIAALGNHPNVVVRRAAAKTLTIISDPSAVPNLLHAFLNDEDTVVRSSSAGALARTGEASVPALLEIIASNEHPEDIKGHAAWALAFIGSEAAEYLYQALNAASLDVRCAVIGALGHVAQEQSDEKSCSLLVSALTDPEAIIRTEAAAALGQVNYPPSVPHLILALQDRDLDVRKAAINSLGKIGDRTALEPLQTKLDDSQEVIRVLAKLAIAQIERQSEADDW from the coding sequence ATGAGTCAGTCACTCAACTCCGAAACTTCAACAGTAGATGATGCAATTTTGCAACTTCAAGCTGCCAATGATGAATTAGTGCAAAGGGTAAATGAGCAAATTACCCTGGAAACATTTGATTCTACAGATGAAGAAGTCCTCAAACAATTGGTGGAGGGATTAGGAGATCCACGCGGTTTAGTAAGACTGCGATTCGCTGAAACCCTCGGAGAAATAGGTGAAGCAGCTACACCATTTTTAATCGCAGCTCTGGGAAATCACCCTAATGTTGTTGTTCGACGAGCAGCAGCCAAGACACTCACTATTATTTCAGACCCCAGTGCCGTACCCAACTTACTCCATGCCTTTCTTAATGATGAAGATACGGTAGTTAGAAGTTCATCGGCTGGAGCCTTAGCCAGAACAGGTGAAGCATCTGTACCAGCCTTGCTAGAGATTATCGCATCCAATGAGCATCCTGAGGATATTAAAGGTCATGCTGCCTGGGCATTAGCGTTTATTGGCTCAGAAGCCGCAGAATATTTATACCAAGCCTTAAATGCTGCTTCCTTAGATGTACGATGTGCTGTCATTGGGGCACTTGGTCATGTAGCACAGGAACAATCCGATGAGAAATCCTGTAGTTTACTGGTATCTGCTTTAACCGACCCAGAAGCCATTATCCGTACCGAAGCCGCCGCCGCCTTAGGACAGGTGAATTATCCTCCCTCAGTACCCCATTTAATTTTAGCGTTGCAAGATAGGGACTTGGACGTGAGAAAAGCAGCGATTAATTCTCTGGGCAAAATTGGCGATCGCACAGCCTTAGAACCCCTACAGACGAAACTAGATGACTCCCAGGAAGTGATTCGAGTTTTAGCGAAACTGGCGATCGCGCAAATTGAACGTCAGTCTGAAGCTGATGATTGGTAA
- a CDS encoding response regulator transcription factor codes for MRILLIEDDIRLAETLAEALTDQLYVVDVVHDGEAGWNQVKVLNYDLLLLDVMLPELDGMSLCHRLRSHGYNLPILMLTACDTIHDEINGLDVGADDYIVKPVDLQKLFARIRALLRRGSVASPPILEWGELRLNPSTYEVSYGQTPIHLTPKEYALLELLLRNGRRVLSRRVMIEHVWALESPPEEHAVKVHIRSLRQKLKAVGAPEDFIETVHSMGYRLNQNNYQLSST; via the coding sequence ATGAGGATTCTCCTAATTGAAGATGATATTCGCCTAGCTGAAACCCTAGCAGAAGCCCTAACTGATCAGTTGTACGTGGTTGATGTTGTCCATGATGGAGAAGCGGGCTGGAATCAAGTCAAAGTTCTGAATTATGATTTGCTGTTGCTAGATGTGATGTTACCAGAGTTGGATGGTATGAGTCTTTGTCATCGGTTGCGATCGCACGGCTATAACTTACCGATTCTCATGCTCACTGCTTGTGATACCATCCATGATGAAATTAATGGTTTGGATGTCGGAGCAGATGACTACATAGTCAAACCTGTGGATTTGCAAAAACTTTTCGCCCGAATTCGTGCTTTACTGAGGCGGGGTTCTGTCGCATCACCACCCATTTTGGAATGGGGAGAATTACGTCTCAATCCTAGCACCTACGAAGTTAGCTATGGACAAACTCCTATCCATTTGACTCCTAAGGAGTATGCTTTGCTAGAGTTGTTATTGCGAAATGGTCGCCGGGTTCTGAGCCGTCGTGTAATGATTGAACATGTATGGGCACTAGAATCGCCTCCAGAAGAACACGCTGTCAAGGTACATATTCGTAGTCTGCGCCAAAAACTCAAAGCAGTGGGAGCGCCAGAAGACTTCATTGAAACAGTTCACAGCATGGGCTATCGTCTCAATCAAAATAATTATCAACTCAGTAGCACGTAA
- a CDS encoding phycobilisome rod-core linker polypeptide — translation MSIPLLEYAPLSQNHRVAGFEIPGDEQPRIYTTENLLAASDMDMLIMAAYRQVFNEQQMLSSHRQRFLESQLRVGQITVRDFIRGLFLCDSFRRLTYDSNNNYRFVEICIQRILGRNVYSDREKLAWSIVLATKGLQGLIDDLINTEEYLSNFGYNTVPYQRRRILPQRAQGELPFARMARYGEDYRDKLPLPSRVIRPIPTGMFYEFERFTFSDFMNRADWTTSLGLVGATVGMALLLMLFYGANNLIGG, via the coding sequence ATGTCTATTCCTTTGTTAGAATATGCACCCCTATCTCAAAATCATCGAGTCGCAGGATTTGAGATTCCGGGGGATGAGCAGCCAAGAATTTATACCACTGAAAATCTGCTCGCAGCTTCAGATATGGATATGCTGATTATGGCAGCCTATCGCCAAGTATTTAACGAGCAGCAGATGCTATCGAGTCATCGACAACGATTTCTAGAGTCTCAGTTACGAGTCGGTCAAATCACTGTCAGAGACTTTATTCGTGGTTTATTTTTGTGCGATTCTTTTCGGCGGTTGACCTACGATAGCAATAATAACTATCGATTTGTGGAGATTTGTATTCAGAGAATTTTGGGTCGGAATGTGTATAGCGATCGCGAAAAACTCGCTTGGTCAATTGTATTAGCAACTAAAGGATTACAGGGTTTAATTGATGATTTAATCAATACCGAAGAATACCTGAGTAATTTTGGCTATAACACAGTCCCCTATCAACGCCGTCGTATCCTACCACAACGTGCCCAAGGTGAACTTCCCTTCGCTCGTATGGCACGCTATGGTGAAGATTATCGCGACAAACTACCCCTACCTAGCCGTGTCATCCGTCCCATTCCCACAGGTATGTTCTACGAGTTTGAGCGCTTCACTTTCTCTGACTTCATGAACCGTGCTGATTGGACTACTAGTTTAGGTTTGGTGGGTGCAACAGTTGGTATGGCTCTACTTCTGATGCTCTTTTACGGGGCAAATAATTTGATTGGCGGTTAA